The genomic region CACGGCGAACTGCGCCTCACCGCACTGACCGCCAAGGGCGACAAGGCCATCGTCAAATATCCGTTCACACCCGCGTCCGAAGACGATGGCGATACGCACTGGATCGCCCAGCTTGGGGGACTCGCGGTGCACGACGGACTGATCGCCGCAAGTCTGCGCCAGGTCGGCGCGCTGATCTTCATCGACGCCCGCACCGGCAACACGCTCGGGCGCACGCCGATCCAAAGTCCCCGCGGTCTTGCCTTCGATCACAGCGGCCGCCTGCTCGTCCTGTCCGGCACGAAACTGCTGCGCCTGACGCTCGACGCCCATGATCCCGGCGCATCCTCGCAGACGAAAACACTCATCGACGCCGGCCTCGATGACCCGGTCGGCCTCGCGACGGACCCCGACGGCCGCATCTGCATCAGCGATCAGGGCACATCGCATCAGGTCAAAGTCTTCGACGAAACCGGCAAACTCATCAACGTCATCGGCCACGCCGGCCCGCCCGCCGACGGACTCTATGACCCGCTCCACATGAATCATCCGCACGGGCTGACCATCGACGAACGCGGCCACATCTGGGTCGCCGAAAACGACTTTCAGCCCAAGCGCGTGAGCGTGTGGACCCGCGACGGTGAACTGGTCCATGCCTTCTACGGACCGTGTCGCTACGGCGGCGGCGGCTCGCTCGATCCGCGCGACCGCACGCGCTTCTACTACGACGGCGTCGAGTTCAAACTCGACTGGGACAAGGGCGAATCCCAACCCGCCGCGATCTTCTTCCGTGAAAATTCGGATGTGACGCGCGATCAGTTCCGCGCCGGGCCGCCTCAGACGCCGATCTATCTCCGCGACCGGCAGTACATGACCAACTGCTACAACTCCAATCCGACCGGCGGCATGAGCACCGTCGCGCTGTGGATCATGCGGGATCATGTCGCCAGGGTCGTCGCTTCGTTCGGCCGCGCGGCGGATTGGAAACTGCTCAAGACCGACGCCTTCAAGCCGCGCTGGCCCGAGGGCGTGAATCTCGCCGGCGACCCGTGGAAGAACCCCGCGATGTTCGTCTGGAGCGATGTCAACGCCAATGGCTCCGTCGAACCCGACGAAGTCACGATCATCAAGGCGAACAGCGGCGGCGTCACCTTCGCGCGCGACCTGTCCATTCTCGTCTCCCGCGTCGACGGCAAGGCGATGCGGTATGCGCCGGTGAATTTCACCGACGCCGGCGTGCCGATTTACGATCTTGCCGCCGCAAATGTCCTCGCGGAAGGCGCCCAGAACCCCGCCTCATCCGGCGGCGATCAGGCGATGATCAGCGACACCGGCTGGACCGTGCTGACCGTCGCGCCCGAGCCGTTCGCGCGCGAGGGTTTCGGCGGGCTGCGCGACGGCAAACCCCTATGGAGCTATCCGAGTCTTTGGCCGGGACTGCATGCCTCGCACGAAGCGCCCACGCCGACGTTCCGCGGCGAGGTCATCGGCTCCACGCGACTGCTCGGCGATTTCGTCACGCCGCACGACTCCGATGCCGGCCCGCTCTGGTGCATCAACGGCAACAGCGGCGACATGTACGTCTTCACCGCCGACGGCCTGTTCGTCGCGCAGCTCTTTCAGGATGCGCGCACCGGGCAACCGTGGACCATGCCCAAGGCCCAGCGCGACATGCTGCTCAATGACGTGACCCTGCACGATGAGAACTTCTTCCCCACGATCGCGCAGACCAGCGATGGGAACATTTATCTGTGCGACGGGGCGCGGTCCGCGCTCGTGCGGGTGGACGGGCTTGAGTCGATCCGCCGCCTGCCGGACGTTGCGATGCAGTTGACCGCCGACGATCTGCGCAAGGCGGAGGCGTGGCGGCTCGAAGCGGAAGCGGCGCGACAGGCCCAGCGCGGGACGGGCGTGCTGAAAGTGGCGATGCGCGACGCAGCGCCAACGGTCGATGGCAAGCTCGATGACTGGGACGGAGCGCAGTGGGCGGTCATCGATCGACGCGGCGTGGCGGCCCACTTCAACAGCGACTCCAAACCCTACGACATCACCGGCGCCGTCGCCGTCGCCGGCGATCGGCTCTACGCCGCATGGAAAACGCGCGACCCGGACCTGCTCAAAAACTCCGGCGAAACGCCCAACGCGCCTTTCAAGACCGGCGGATGTCTTGATCTGATGATCGGTTCGGACCCCGCCGCCGACCCCAATCGCCGCAAGCCCGTGGCGGGCGATGAACGGCTGCTCATCACGCAGATCAAGGACAAGACCGTCGCCCTGCTCTACCGCGCCGTCGTGCCGGGCACGAAGGAACCGGTGCCGTTCGCGTCGCCCTGGCGCACGATCACGATCGATCGCGTTGATGATCTGAGCGATCAGGTCCAGCTTGCGATCACCATTGAGAAGGACGAGCGCGGCCGCCCCGCCGCCGCGATGTATGAAATGTCCATCCCGCTCGCCGCCCTCGATCTCAACCCCGCCCCCGGCCAGACGATCAACGGCGACATCGGCGTCCTGCGCGGCAACGGATTCCAAACCCTCCAACGCAGCTACTGGAACAACAAAGCCACCGCCATCACCGCCGACGTCCCCAGCGAAGCCGAACTGACCCCCGGCCTCTGGGGCCGATGGACCTTCACCAAACCCAATTGACCGCCCGCCCCTCCATTAGCGGCCGTCCCGCAGGGACGCCGCCCTCGCCCCCTGCGACTTCAAATGCCCAATGCCGAATGACCAATGCATTTGCTATTAGGCATTGATCATTTGTCATTGGTCATATCAAACATGAATCCCCCCGCCTCCTCCGAGTCCCCTCCCCCTCCGCGCCGCCTCTCCTTCCGCGCCTCATCCGAGCCGCCCCCGGCCCGGTCCCCATCCCCGCGTCCCCTTCCCCCCAATGAAAAATCGGATTCATTTTCCATTTTCCATTTGCTGGGTGCCACGGTTTGGGCGCTCTTTGCTCTGCGAAGCGCCGCGCAAAGCAGAGTCGCCCAAACCGTGAGCCAACCAGAAGTCCGCCGCACGCAATCACGAACGCCACGGCTTGCCGAGCCAAGCCGTGGCACCCGTCTGTATCCACAGGTTTAGCATGATTGGTCTACTACCTCGCTTCCTTTTCTTCCCCCCGTTACTTGATTACCCAAAAACACCATAAGCTCTCAATATTTGATGTGCCAATGCTAATCCACATGCTCCGAATCCAAATAAGGCACCTATGAGCAAACGTTTTGCCCTCGCATGTTCGGGGCTACCCTGCTCAGAGCGTCTCTGTAAACTCTTGCCTTCGATTGTCAAACTTATACCAACTATTGCAAATATTGTTGGAATGACAAGATCAATCATAGTCAATACCTCATCAATATTTATGCCGAAGCGGCGTAGGGCAGGTGATTCACCTGCCGTCTTCTCGCACAACGGAGGCAGGTCAATGACCTGCCCTACGCGGATCGCGTTCCATTCCGATATAACCATTGACAAATACCCAATGCCTAATGACCAATTTCATTCCCTCGTCCAAATCCACGGAGCTTCCCCAAACCTACGCCGTGTCTCCTTCTCCGAGTTTCCGTTTGAAGAGTTCAACCACCATCGCATAACACTGAAGCGCTAACGCAGGGTCGTAGCGCGGTCCTTCGTCGCGCAGGAAAGCATGTTGCGCGTTGAATTCGTGCCAGGTGAAATTCACGTTGGCGTCGGTCATCGTGTCGTAGATAAGTCGCCGGCCTTCGCGGGGGATGTGGGGGTCTTGTTTGCCCCAGATCATAAGCATCTCGGCGCGGAGGTCGGCGGCGCGGGCGAGGGAATTGTCGTGTTTGCCCTTAGCGAGCGTGCGGGAGTGCAGGTCGGTGGCGTAGAAGCAGACGCCGGCGAGGACATCGGGGTTCAGGGCGGCGCGGAAGGCGAGGTGGCCGCCGATGCAGATGCCCATGACGCCGAGCTTGCCGGTGCAGTCGGGGCGGGCGGCGAGGTGATCGAGGGCGGCGCGTGCGTCGGCGTCGTAGCTGGCCAGTTCCTTGGTGAATTTGTGTGCGTTACCGCGATCGGCACCGGCCTGATCGTAGGGCAGCACGGAGCCGGCAGGTTCAAGCTCATGATAGATTTCGGGGACGGCGACGATGAACCCGTGCCCGGCGAGCAGTGCGGCGGTGCGGCGGATGGGCGCGGTCACCTGAAAGATTTCGGAGTAGAGGAGAACACCGGGGTATCGACCGGGGGATTTGGGGCGGAGGATGTGCGTCCGCATCGGGCCGAAGGGAGTTTCGAGGGAGACGTGTTCGTTGTCGAGGAGGATCAAGGGATGGGTCCTCGGGAAAGTCAGATGGTGCGAGGCGCATTATGACATGAGTCGGAGGATCGATGCAAAGAGGCGTCAAGGAGATTGCTGATTTGTCAAGACCGATGCATTTGCCATTAGGCATTAGGTATTTGTCATTAGTCATATCGAACATGGGCTGCGCACGTACCCGGAGGCGGGACGCTCACTCGGGGAGTCCGGAGTTCCGCTCTGTTCCGATATGACCAATGACAATTGACCGATGCCTAATGACCAATGCATTTGCGATTAGGCATTGGGCATTTGTTATTGGTTATTGAAACCAAGGGACGATCGGGTGCATGGATGGTGCGCGAATCGCGCATGGGGATGGCAAAAGCGCGCACGGGTTTGACCGTCGTGCGCACGGGGCGGGCGAAGATGGCGATTGGGCTTCGCGGCGCGGGGGTGGGTTGGATCGGGTTGTGCGCACGGGGCGCGCCGTGCCTCGGCGGTGCGCGGGGGAAAGGCCCGAAGCATCGGGTTTTACAGGCGGGGGCGGCGGGACGGGAGCGATGGAGGCGATTGACATGACGATGCGCGGGGGCGCCTCGCGGCGGTTTGCGGCGGGCGGGGCGACGGGTATGATGGCGGACAGGATCAGCGCGACGGCGGATGCGCCGTCATGTCACCGATGGAGCGGTATCCATGCGTTGCCCGTTCTGCGGCGAAGATCAGGACAAAGTCATCGACTCCCGCTCGAGCGATCAGGGGAAGGTGATCCGCCGCCGGCGGGAATGTCTGGCGTGCAACCGCCGATTCACCACCTATGAGCGCGTCGAGGAGACGGTCAAGCTGATGGTCGTCAAGAAGGACGGCTCGCGCGTGCCGTTTGACCGGACGAAGCTCATCAATGGGCTGACGAAGGCGTGCTACAAGCGGCCGGTGTCGGCGGAGCGGATCGGACAGCTTGTCGAAGAAGTCGAGGATGAGCTTTACCGCACGTATGACCGGGAAGTCGATTCGACGGAGATCGGGCAGCTTGTTTCGGATCGGCTCAAGCAGGTGGATCGCGTGGCGTATGTCCGGTTCGCCAGCGTGTACAAGCAGTTCCGCGACATCGAGGACCTGCTGGAAGAGGTCAAGGAGGTCATCGCCTCAAGCGACCCGATCGACGGCCCGTCGCAGGGCAAACTCTTCTGAGTTTTTAAGCGTATAATCAGCGACATACCCACCAGAACCACCCCCCGAAAGGATCGGTCATGCGTCAACGTCTGTCGGCTCTACTCGTGCTCGCGCTGGTTGCTTCGAATGTCTTTGCCGGCGGCGAGGGATGGTCCAGCGACATGAAGGCGTCGATGGCCAAGGCGGCGGCGGAGAAGAAGGACATGATCCTCGACTTCACCGGGTCCGACTGGTGTATCTGGTGCAAGCGGCTCAACGGCGAAGTGTTCAGTCAGGAGGCGTTCAAGAACTCGATCCCCAACGAGTTCGTGCTCGTCGAGCTGGACTTTCCCAACGACAAGTCCAAGCTCAGCGCGGAGACGCAGGCGCAGAACAAGGAATGGATGGAGAAGTTCGGCGTCACGGGATTCCCGACGATTATCCTGACGGACGCGTCGGGCAAGCCGTATGCGAAGACGGGCTACCAGGAGGGCGG from Planctomycetota bacterium harbors:
- a CDS encoding dienelactone hydrolase family protein, with protein sequence MILLDNEHVSLETPFGPMRTHILRPKSPGRYPGVLLYSEIFQVTAPIRRTAALLAGHGFIVAVPEIYHELEPAGSVLPYDQAGADRGNAHKFTKELASYDADARAALDHLAARPDCTGKLGVMGICIGGHLAFRAALNPDVLAGVCFYATDLHSRTLAKGKHDNSLARAADLRAEMLMIWGKQDPHIPREGRRLIYDTMTDANVNFTWHEFNAQHAFLRDEGPRYDPALALQCYAMVVELFKRKLGEGDTA
- the nrdR gene encoding transcriptional repressor NrdR, whose product is MRCPFCGEDQDKVIDSRSSDQGKVIRRRRECLACNRRFTTYERVEETVKLMVVKKDGSRVPFDRTKLINGLTKACYKRPVSAERIGQLVEEVEDELYRTYDREVDSTEIGQLVSDRLKQVDRVAYVRFASVYKQFRDIEDLLEEVKEVIASSDPIDGPSQGKLF